The genomic stretch ATGAATCAGGCTATAATGTTTTTAATGAGAAAGCTCTTGAGCAAATGAAGATGGTTAAACAATTACATAGAGAGCAAAATTACTCAATAAAACAAATTGAACATTATTTTGCTACAGGTGGGGAAAGTATAAAACCTGTACCTAGTAAAGAAATTGGAGAAATTTTAGCTGAAGAATTAAAATCATTAAAAAATGAAGTTAGTAGATTTAGAGAATATAGTGAGAAACAAGAGGAATTTAATAAATTGTTAATTGAACAACTTCAAAAACAACAAGATTATATTGATAATAAGTTAGAGAAACGTGATCAGAAGTTACTTGAAACAATTAGAGAAGTACAAGAAACAAAATTATTAACGGCAGCTACAAAACCAAAAGGTTTTTTTGCGAAATTATTTAGAAAATGATTTTTTGAGATTGGGTAAAGAAATTATTATTAAAGATTTAGGGAGATAATTAGTATGAATAAAAAGGTGAAAAAATTAAAATATCTTATGATTATATTAGCGTGTATTGCAATTTTCGGTACAATTTTACCTAATGTATTTGATCCGAATGAAACATTAGCAGGTAAAATTTCAATTGCGACTTTTGGTATAGTAGGTACTTGTTTACTATTTTCTATAATGTATTATATTGTGAAAAAAGCTATTTTAAGAGGATAAGTTGTTACATTCCTAATGAAAAGGTAGAGGATATATGTTTTTAAAAGCTTCGTATTCTGATTTTATTAGTTTTATTATTCTTATTACAGTTATTTTAGCTCTGTGGAGATTAAAGGTATGGTCTAATAAAAAATATAATGTCCCTAAAGTATTTCAATGGTTTCCTAAAAAATGGGGGAAAAGAAAAATTTCAGAACAGTTTTTCCAATCAAAACTTGATGTTGAAGGTAAAGGGACTTGGATTATTTATTATGCTGTAGATTTATATGTTGTAACTATCCCATTACAAGTAAAAAAATATAATACACTTTAATGTTCTGTTTTGTATTGAGAAGTTTTAAAATACGGTAAGTGAAATTATAGGTATAATTTTATGTAAATATTAAAGTTAAAAAGCTAATTTTCTATGAAAATTAGCTTTTTATTTATTGTTAGCAATAAATAAAAAATGTATTTAAAAGGAATTGTAGTTGCCGTGCATGTGGAATCGCTGAGTCCTGGCGTTTATGCCGCGAAAGTTCCTTGACGATGAGGGGAACCCTCATGCAAACTCGCCAGGGGTGGCCCCAGAAGGGCGATTTTTGCCCGCTGGGGTTAGCTTTGGGAGTTTGAGGGTTCGGAGGCTCGTGGTCAAGGGAAGCGTGGAATAAAAAGCGAGGACGGACCCCAGGACAGGGCAAAAACCAATGTCTTCGCCAAAATTCGTGGTTCTACTGTTAGAAAAAGGCGAATAAGAATATAGCATACATACAATAAGGGAATGCAGTACAGATCAGTTTAGAAGCATTCCCTTGTTAGGATTATGTTATTATTTTGATTTCAAAAATTTAGAGGTGTTTAAGTAACTAAATGAATTGAGATAAGAAAATAAAAAAGAGTAACTTTTGAACTGCACCCCAATTGTTAGACACAGTCTAACAATTGGAGGTGCAGTTTTTCTATGGCTAAATTTACAGCTGATGAAAAAATACAAATCGTTCTACGTTATTTGAACGGAAATGAAAGTTATCGAGAAATGGGTAGATCGCTCGGTATAAGTGACACAATCATTTTGAATTGGGTAAACCAATATAAACAGAATGGTCTGGAAGCTTTTCTAAAACGATGTACAAATTACACACAACAATTTAAACTAGACGTACTAAACTTTATGATTGAAAACGGTATGTCCTTATTTGAGACGGCAGCTATCTTTAATATTCCTGCCCCTTCAACGATTTCTGTTTGGAAAAAACAGCTCGAAACACAAGGAATTGATGCCCTTCAATCTAAGAAAAAGGGGCGTCCATCCATGAAAAAAGATTCAAATAAACAATTAAAACAACCTTTAGCTGAAGGGTCAGTCGAAGCACTTGAAGCACGCATTAAACAGCTTGAGATGGAAAATGAGTACTTAAAAAAGTTAAATGCCTTAGTTCAAAACAAGGAAAAATCACAAAACAAGACAAAGCGCAAGTAGTCTATGAATTAAGGCATAAATATTCGGTGAAGGCACTCGTGGAGCTAGCTACTATTCCTCGAAGCACGTATTATGATTTAGTAAAGAAAATGAATCGTCCAGATGTAGATGCCGATTTGAAAGCTGAGATTAAAGCGATTTATGAGGAAAATGAAGGTCGTTATGGTTACCGTCGCATTCGTGATGAATTAACGAATCGTGGCCAGAAAGTGAACCACAAGAAGGTTCAGCGTATTATGAAAGAGCTTGGGTTAAAGTGTGTTGTGCGTATGAAGAAATATAAATCCTATAAAGGAAAAGTCGGTAGAATTGCACCGAATATTTTAGAGCGTAATTTTCATACAGATGCACCGAATCAAAAGTGGGTAACAGACATCACAGAGTTTAAATTGTTTGGAGAAAAACTGTATGTATCACCTGTATTAGATTTGTATAATGGTGAAATTATTACCTATACAATTGGTTCTAGACCGACGTATTCGCTTGTTTCAGACATGTTAGAGAAAGCATTGGAACGTTTACCTGAAACCCACCAGCTACTGATGCATTCGGATCAAGGATGGCATTATCAAATGAGACAGTACGTCCGTACTCTTGAATCAAGAGCTATCGTCCAGAGTATGTCTCGAAAAGGCAACTGTTACGACAACGCAGTAATAGAAAATTTCTTTGGGATTATGAAGTCGGAGTTCCTCTACATAAAAGAATTTGAAAATGTAGAGCACTTTAAAATAGAATTAGAAAAATATATAGATTATTATAATACGAAACGGATTAAGGCAAAATTAAAAATGAGCCCGGTACAATACCGGACTCACTTTTATCAAGCTGCCTAATGAAATAACCGTGTCTAACTTTTAGGGGTCACTTCATTTTTTAATAAAAAGTCACTCTTTTTTATTTATTACTAATGTTTTAGTTTATTATGCTTTTGGTTTGAAAACTACCCAATGTGGATTTGGATTATCTTTATTTATATCTCCAGTTTCAGGATATCTATTTGCACCATATTCTGAATATCCTGTTTTAGCTCTATTTATTTCTGCTGCATCATGTTCTTCTTTCCATTGGACAGGTGAATCGAATTTATTGCAAACTGTAATATACGAATAAACGGTTTGACCATCTGCACAAGCTGTCATAATTCCTTTTGTTTTATTAGCCCACAGTTGTGCAAAGCTGATACCTCCAATGTTTGTTCCTGTATTACAAGCATAAGAATCTGCTATGTTGCCTGGTGCAAAGGCGTCTGTTTGTAAACGTGCAATATCTTCTTTATGGAAATGATCAGTATATTTTATACCGTTATCAGGTGAATACTTAGGTCCAAAATCAAGATATCCTGTATGACCATGACCAAACCATGAAAAATCTATAATTTTATTTAAACGTTTTTTAGTACCATCAATAGATTGTGTATTAATATAATTAATTAATTGTCCTTTGTTTTCAACAAATACAATATTTGCTCCCCATTTTTTTGCTGTATTCATAAAGTTAAAGACATCATCTTTGGAATATAAACTTCTTTCAATAACCCAAGTTACTTGAGCTGTATTATTATCATATTTTCGTTTAAGGTCTCGAATTTTTTTGATTGCTGCTTCAATAAAGTTATATTTCCAACGACCGTCTTCTGGACCTCCTTCTTTTGCTGATACTACAATGCATTCATATAGATTTAAGTCTTTTGCTGGTATTTTATAACCTTCATCTCTTCCTGATTTAATGTCTTTATCAATTCCAATAGAGCCATTTCCACTTCCGATTGAATATTCTTTAATTTGATCGAACGCCCAGTTTTTTGGTAGTGGAAACCCTAGATTTCCGCTGAAACCGGTAGACATACCAGAAACGAAGCTATATGCTGCATAACCTTTTTCTGATACTTGAATGCAAACATTTCGTGAGCCATATACTCCAACTTGATAATGATATTTTAATACTTTCATTTGTTCGTTAATAGCTTTAAAATATGGTAAAATTTTATTTTGAATATCTGCATCTGTTGCATCAAAATCTACTGCGAAATATATAGTTTTTTGATACGGAAAACCATGACCTAGAGCTGCTTGAACAGCATCATCCGCATCTTTTGTACCTTGATTACTATTAAAATAGTCTTTATCTCCTCCATTTGTTTGATAAATTGGGAAGATGCTTAGCCCTGATTTAAAAATGGTATGCATTTCTCCAGGTTGAATCTTTTTATTTTTAGCATTTGTTACATTAGCGTTTGTTAAATAGCGTCCAACTGTTTCATAACCGGCTTGAATTAATGTTTTAGCTCGTTCAGGTGTAATTTCTGTAATGCAATCACATGCTTTTCCTGAGCGTTCTGGATCCCCAGTACTTACTAATAATGAAGCCCATGTTTGAAAGTCCGAAATCCCATTTACATTTAGTAAAGTGAATTTTTGGAATTCCTTTAATTTAGATGTTACAGCAGATGAAAATTTACCATCAAAAGGTACATCGTAACCATTGAAAATAAGGGCTGCTTGAAATAGGTATACAAAAGCTCCTGTAGAACCTTCTTTTAATTCTACTTTTCTAAGTAAATCTCTTGTTGTAGGACCAAAGCTACCATTGGCAGTACCATCTTGTAATCCCTCTTCATATTGAATCGCGTAGATTAAAGCTTTTTGTACATCACGAGAAAAGTGACCATCACAAGGCATATAAAAGAAATCAGCACGTTTAATGTATTTTTGATTTAACCATTGTTGAATACTTCGAATTTTTGAACTTCCATTATTAACCAATACATATGCATCCATTGTAAGTAGTGCTTTAAATAATTTTGGAGTAACTGTACCGTCTGCTGTACAACCTAAATCCTTTTGTACTAAAGAAATAGCAGCTTTTGTTTCATTTCCATATGTTCCTGAAATGCCACCGGGCCCGTAGCCTTTACAATATAAGGCTGATTGAATAATTCTTACAATATTTTGATTTGTATTAGATGTTGTACTAATTGGACATTTTTTTGCAATTTCTTGCAATGTAGTAGGTCCACAGGTTGTAGATGTATTTGTGATTCCAAGTTCTAACTGTAAAGCTTGTGTTAATGCACCCATTGTTGGCCATCCTGTTTTCCCATTTTCCTCAATTGCAGTATAACCGGTTTTACCTTTATAAGTGATGTTTACCCATTGTTGGGCTTTTAAAACCATTTGATCCATGTTTATTACTCCTTTTTAATTTATTTTTATATAGTTTAAATATCTTTTAATCTATATATTCGAGAAGAAATTATGTTGTTCTTCTGGTAATAATTTTACTGTTATTTTTGATATAAAAAGTCCCCTTTTTTCTCAGGATTTTGTCGATATGTTTATAAAATTAAGTTTTACATTATATGTTAATTACTTTTGTATTAATATATAATGTTTTTTAATGGTTCATTTGAAATATATGAGATGTTTAGAAGGAGAATATATATGAAAATATTACGGAGTAAATTTATTTGTGGTGCAATTGGAGCTAATATTATTTTTTGTTTAGCTTTACTTGTGTATGTTGTTTTTTATAATGAACTTATTTATCCTAATCAGAATTATGTAGATACGAGACGTGATTGTGCGTATATATTTTATGCTTTTATCATTCCATTAGTTATCTCCACTGGATTTTCAATTATTGCTTTATATAAAGAGAAAACTCAAAAAAAAATATTGGTTCCTAATTTATTCTTTTCTATAGAATTTTTAATATTTACTGGTGGTTGGTTTCTTTTTATTTCAGGCTGAATTTAATATATTTGGAGTAGATCGCTTATACGCAATTCTGTATTTATGCCAATAAGAAAGAGAATATAGTCTTTTTCTGAACAATGATGTTTCAGAGCCGACTTCATATCTTCGATCTGTTCTTTACTTCGGATGGATTGGACATCAATGAGATGTTGTTTTTTGTTCATGGTTTTTGACCTCTTTACTTTCAGTGTTTTGAATGTATATTTTTCTGTTTAATTTTGAGGATTTCAGGGGTATCAGGATAAAGTCAATATTTTCGAGTTTTTGAATGTAAATAAATATTTAAAAGTTTACATTCAATAATAACAAAAAAAGTCCCTTAATAATGCTAAAGGGACTTTGCTCACACAAATGATCTGTATATCAAAAATAAATTGATGTGCAGATCATTTGTGTAATAATTTTTATAAATAATTGTGGAATAGTTTACATAAATGCTTTTACAAGTTCTTGAACTAATGGAATTGCTCCACCTACAAATTTTAAAACTGCCATTGCGATTGTCATATTATTTCCTCCTCTTTTTTAGTATTAAAATGTGGTGAATCTTTATATTTTCATTATAGTAAGCGCTTACATTTATAACAATACATTTCTATATGCAATATTGCATATTTATACGTTTAGACAAAAATTAGACCTCTATTAGTCATTTCTTAATGGTACCATAGCGAGGTGAGAGTCTTTAAGGGTTCTCCTTAATAGGAGGAAATGATATGGAAAAAGTGCAAGCAATTGACAGTAATCTGAAACTCAAAAGCTGGGTTAAACAGGTACTAGCTGTAGGCGGAATGTTAGGGGTCTGCTACTTGGTGTTATATGTTTATAGTTTCTTAGTTGTTATTTAAATACTATATAACTACACTAGTGGAGTCTTGCCTACAGAGGTAAGGCTCTTTTGTTTATACAATAAAAAATCTCCTCATGGTATAATTGTAAGTGACCAAACTAACAATTAGAGAAAGGAGATTTTATGACTTTATTAATTTTTAAATTACATAAGAATCATAGCATAAAATGTTCCTCTTCTCTAGTTGAAAATCTTAGAAAAGAGGAGAAAAATTATGTCAAAGCTCGCCAATTTAGAACAAGCTGAAAAAAATGCAAGATTGAGAGATATCGAGAATTCAAAGATCTTGTCAGAAGAAGAGATGTACATAGCAAATGAACTTCAAGCAAAAGCAAATTCGCATGGAATGAAGTTAGTACCTGAACGGAAAGTAAAAAATAAAGCTAAATTTGCTCAAATCATTCAAGAGAATTGGTTATATCTTATTCAAAATAATTATTTGAAAAACGAAGAAATTATGTTTTTAAACAAAATCATTGGATTTATAGGTTTTCGTTCTAATTGTATTGTTCATGATATTAACGCAAAAGAACAATTACCTATGACTCAAACTGAAATAGCAGAAAAAATAGGTTCTAGTAAAAATACAGTTAGTAGATTAGTAAAGCAATTAATTGAGAAAGGTCTAATTGGACGTTTTGAATCCGGTAGAGATGGAATTAATGCTAGAATGTATGCATTGTACATAAATCCTAATGTAATTCTTTGTGGAGATCGTGACAATATTAATCAAACATTACAAACCATGTTTATAAGAAAACCA from Bacillus clarus encodes the following:
- a CDS encoding DUF3967 domain-containing protein; translation: ESGYNVFNEKALEQMKMVKQLHREQNYSIKQIEHYFATGGESIKPVPSKEIGEILAEELKSLKNEVSRFREYSEKQEEFNKLLIEQLQKQQDYIDNKLEKRDQKLLETIREVQETKLLTAATKPKGFFAKLFRK
- a CDS encoding IS3 family transposase (programmed frameshift), producing the protein MAKFTADEKIQIVLRYLNGNESYREMGRSLGISDTIILNWVNQYKQNGLEAFLKRCTNYTQQFKLDVLNFMIENGMSLFETAAIFNIPAPSTISVWKKQLETQGIDALQSKKKGRPSMKKDSNKQLKQPLAEGSVEALEARIKQLEMENEYFKKVKCLSSKQGKITKQDKAQVVYELRHKYSVKALVELATIPRSTYYDLVKKMNRPDVDADLKAEIKAIYEENEGRYGYRRIRDELTNRGQKVNHKKVQRIMKELGLKCVVRMKKYKSYKGKVGRIAPNILERNFHTDAPNQKWVTDITEFKLFGEKLYVSPVLDLYNGEIITYTIGSRPTYSLVSDMLEKALERLPETHQLLMHSDQGWHYQMRQYVRTLESRAIVQSMSRKGNCYDNAVIENFFGIMKSEFLYIKEFENVEHFKIELEKYIDYYNTKRIKAKLKMSPVQYRTHFYQAA
- a CDS encoding glycoside hydrolase domain-containing protein codes for the protein MDQMVLKAQQWVNITYKGKTGYTAIEENGKTGWPTMGALTQALQLELGITNTSTTCGPTTLQEIAKKCPISTTSNTNQNIVRIIQSALYCKGYGPGGISGTYGNETKAAISLVQKDLGCTADGTVTPKLFKALLTMDAYVLVNNGSSKIRSIQQWLNQKYIKRADFFYMPCDGHFSRDVQKALIYAIQYEEGLQDGTANGSFGPTTRDLLRKVELKEGSTGAFVYLFQAALIFNGYDVPFDGKFSSAVTSKLKEFQKFTLLNVNGISDFQTWASLLVSTGDPERSGKACDCITEITPERAKTLIQAGYETVGRYLTNANVTNAKNKKIQPGEMHTIFKSGLSIFPIYQTNGGDKDYFNSNQGTKDADDAVQAALGHGFPYQKTIYFAVDFDATDADIQNKILPYFKAINEQMKVLKYHYQVGVYGSRNVCIQVSEKGYAAYSFVSGMSTGFSGNLGFPLPKNWAFDQIKEYSIGSGNGSIGIDKDIKSGRDEGYKIPAKDLNLYECIVVSAKEGGPEDGRWKYNFIEAAIKKIRDLKRKYDNNTAQVTWVIERSLYSKDDVFNFMNTAKKWGANIVFVENKGQLINYINTQSIDGTKKRLNKIIDFSWFGHGHTGYLDFGPKYSPDNGIKYTDHFHKEDIARLQTDAFAPGNIADSYACNTGTNIGGISFAQLWANKTKGIMTACADGQTVYSYITVCNKFDSPVQWKEEHDAAEINRAKTGYSEYGANRYPETGDINKDNPNPHWVVFKPKA
- a CDS encoding MarR family winged helix-turn-helix transcriptional regulator; this encodes MSKLANLEQAEKNARLRDIENSKILSEEEMYIANELQAKANSHGMKLVPERKVKNKAKFAQIIQENWLYLIQNNYLKNEEIMFLNKIIGFIGFRSNCIVHDINAKEQLPMTQTEIAEKIGSSKNTVSRLVKQLIEKGLIGRFESGRDGINARMYALYINPNVILCGDRDNINQTLQTMFIRKPKELKNLPIKLV